GCGCAGCGTCGCTTTCCGCCGCAGTAATAGCCATCGCCGCCGGGGCCGCGACAAACAGATCGTCCTCTTCCCGTTCGTTTTCATCCGGCTCTTCCGGCCAGGGCGTGGAGGCGCTGACGATGCTTAGCCAGATATGCCCGAGGGCGAAAGCCGTTCCGGGTTGCAGGTCGGTAAGCTGCTCACGGCGCTGCCCTTCGTTGTCGTTAAGCGGCCCCTCCAGCGCGGTGATTTCCCATCCCTTTTCCGTTTTGACCAGCTGGCAGTGACGGTCTTTGATGCCGGGATCGAACAGCGCCAGATCGGCATCCTGCGCGGCACCAATCCACCACTGCTGGCCGCTCAGAGGCAGCGCCGCACCCCGGTGCAGCCCGGTCAGTACGCGTAATTCATACATGGATCATTTTCCTGAAAATCGGGCGGTGACTGGTGTAAATCGAGCCGTCCCAGTACGTTAATGGCAACGTTACTGGTTAATTCAGCAAAGGAGAGCACCGGCACCGCGTGAAACTCATCTTTCAGCAGGGCGCGCAGCGGGCTGCGTAAATCCTGGGCGACGAGGATCAGCGCCTGATGATTGTCATAAGGCGGGAAGGCGCTGCGCAGCTGATTCAGCAGGTTGACGCCGTACTCCTGGGCCAGGGAGAAGAAGGTTTCGCTCTGCGCCTGGCGCAGCGAGTCGCGCAGTAACTCCTCGGTTTCCGGCGTCAGCAGCCACGCATCCAGCCCGTTTGGCTGCTGATACTGGTGGCAGATATGTTCTTTTAGCGCGATGCGTACAAAATCGGTCAGGGCGGCGCTGTCGCGTTCGTGCTGGCCGTGCTCGATCAGCGTTTCGGCAATGGTGCGCACTGAACGCAGCGGAATGCGCTCCGAGGCCAGACGTTGCAGTACCGCCGCAAAACGGGAAAGCGGCATAATGCGTTGCAGCTCCTGCGCCAGCTCCGGCTGCTCGCTCTCCAGCCAGTTGAGGATCGATTTGCTCTCCTGCAAGCCGATAAACTGCGCGCCGCTTTGGTGGATAGCCTGCTCCATCCGCAGCATGATCAGCTGTTCGGCGTTCCAGTAGCGCCGATCCTCCTGTTGCAGCCACGGATGCTGCGGGGGCAGCCAGCACCAGTGATGTTCATCGCGTTCGGCCTGGCCGGGCTGGATCGGGCCGTCACTGTCACCATCGGCAGCGTGGAGTTCAATGCTGCTTTTTCTGACCGCCAGCCGATCAACGGCGAAGGTGGCGGTCACCAGCGGAATTTCATACACGCAGAAGCGGAATTCGCCGTCGTCCAGCGCCGGGGAAAATTCGATATCAAAGCTCGGCAGGGTAAAGCCAAAGTGATAAACCAGCCGGTTGCGCAGGCGGCGAATATGCTGGATCAGCGATTCGGCCGCTGCGCTGTTGCTGTGCGCCGGGCTGAACTGCAACAGATAGGCCCGCGTGGGGTTAAAGCGGCGCAGATCCTGATGACCGTTATCTTCCGGTGCCAGCTGCTGCGCCTGGAGCTGGTCGGCCTGCTGCTGATTATCCTGCTGCCTGGTGCGCCACAGCTGGAACAGGCCGCTGCCGAGCGCGATGGCGCTGATGATGATAAATACCGCCGTGGGCATACCGGGCAGCAGCGCGAAGCCCAGCATCCCGGCGGCGGACATAATCCAGGCCTTCGGCTGGCTGGTGAGCTGCTCGGCGATTTCGCGGCCGATATTGGCATCAACCTGCTGGCCGTCGGCGGAAACGCGGGTGATGATCATCCCGGCGGTCAGGGAGATCAGCAGGGCGGGGATCTGGGCGATCAGGCCGTCACCGATGGTCAGTACCGAATAGATATGCATCGCCGCGCCCGGCTCCATGCCGTTTTGCAGCACGCCGATGGCAAAGCCGCCGATCATATTGATAAAAACAATTACCAGCCCGGCAATGGCATCGCCTTTGACAAACTTCATTGCCCCATCCATCGCGCCGAACAGCTGGCTCTCTTTCGCCAGGTTTTCCCGGCGCTGGCGCGCCTGATGCGCTTCGAGCAGACCGGCACGCAGATCGCTGTCTATCGACATCTGCTTGCCCGGCATCGCGTCAAGGGTAAAACGCGCGGCCACTTCAGCCACGCGTTCTGAACCTTTGGTGATAACTAAAAAGTTGACGACGGTCAGGATCAGAAAGATCACCAGGCCGACCGCCAGATTGCCGCCGACCACGAAGTTACCGAAGGCCTCCACGATATGCCCGGCATCCTGCTGTAGCAGGATCTGGCGGGTGGTGGAGATCGACAGCGCCAGGCGGAACATGGTGGTCAGCAGCAGTACGGATGGAAAGGTCGAGAAGGCCAGCGGCTTTGGCAGATACATCGCCAGCACGATCAGCAGGGATGAAATGCAGATA
This DNA window, taken from Erwinia tasmaniensis Et1/99, encodes the following:
- the sctV gene encoding type III secretion system export apparatus subunit SctV, whose protein sequence is MSALFVWLNRLAISAMQRSEVVGAAIVMSIVFMMIIPLPTGLIDVLIALNICISSLLIVLAMYLPKPLAFSTFPSVLLLTTMFRLALSISTTRQILLQQDAGHIVEAFGNFVVGGNLAVGLVIFLILTVVNFLVITKGSERVAEVAARFTLDAMPGKQMSIDSDLRAGLLEAHQARQRRENLAKESQLFGAMDGAMKFVKGDAIAGLVIVFINMIGGFAIGVLQNGMEPGAAMHIYSVLTIGDGLIAQIPALLISLTAGMIITRVSADGQQVDANIGREIAEQLTSQPKAWIMSAAGMLGFALLPGMPTAVFIIISAIALGSGLFQLWRTRQQDNQQQADQLQAQQLAPEDNGHQDLRRFNPTRAYLLQFSPAHSNSAAAESLIQHIRRLRNRLVYHFGFTLPSFDIEFSPALDDGEFRFCVYEIPLVTATFAVDRLAVRKSSIELHAADGDSDGPIQPGQAERDEHHWCWLPPQHPWLQQEDRRYWNAEQLIMLRMEQAIHQSGAQFIGLQESKSILNWLESEQPELAQELQRIMPLSRFAAVLQRLASERIPLRSVRTIAETLIEHGQHERDSAALTDFVRIALKEHICHQYQQPNGLDAWLLTPETEELLRDSLRQAQSETFFSLAQEYGVNLLNQLRSAFPPYDNHQALILVAQDLRSPLRALLKDEFHAVPVLSFAELTSNVAINVLGRLDLHQSPPDFQENDPCMNYAY